From a region of the Andrena cerasifolii isolate SP2316 chromosome 13, iyAndCera1_principal, whole genome shotgun sequence genome:
- the LOC143375841 gene encoding U3 small nucleolar ribonucleoprotein MPP10, protein MSEMEILSSVISAIDSNTRKPEQFLSVQHQAASDFKKSIKHLYDFTQEESRRNTNALPELVTEGFDEEQIWQQLELQNESELDHFLSSISKALSESKRRRIPVSITKPEIARSDEESLLEDENASQDSLEDEIEIKSSLNRQREDAKAYKKPSIVDDKFFKLQELDEYLTKEETKEKQSEKNEEESDDESVDLFNDFSDEDDNTEETKLVKYADFFDNPHSEDEGPSESMRHKKADRETDNDQSLHDSDSDNAMDLDDKEEDRKSSKKKVTFNLTNDSDETDSLENKATGAKDDREVKSSLESRQERLRKRIGELENEALGEKPWQLKGEVSAASRPQNSLLEEFVEFDITTRPAPVITEQTTLKLEDIIKQRIKDKAWDDVEKKFKPVETPLEYKKKLVLDQEKSKESLSQIYENEYLKQKQALNPDNEREEEEPKLHIEIREMMHSLFSKLDALSNYHYTPKLAKPEIKVISNIAAINMEEVAPVATSDAALLAPEEIRAKPRGDVIGKAERTKTDMKRDRRHKKLRQHARQEATEKKEKLNALKPSVQKKYKKNKAAELVKKLSQNRNIIKMDETGQKVAKSSTAFFNQLQDQVKSHIKSKTGADTKKKQKTAVSAVKLKL, encoded by the exons ATGTCCGAAATGGAAATACTTAGCAGTGTTATATCTGCGATTGATAGTAATACTAGAAAGCCGGAACAGTTTCTAAG TGTGCAGCACCAAGCTGCATCGGACTTCAAGAAATCCATAAAACATTTGTACGATTTTACGCAAGAAGAATCACGGAGGAACACTAATGCTCTGCCGGAGCTTGTAACGGAAGGCTTCGACGAGGAACAGATTTGGCAGCAGCTCGAGTTGCAAAATGAAAGCGAGCTTGATCATTTTTTAAGTAGCATCTCTAAAGCTTTGTCTGAAAGTAAGAGACGGAGGATACCAGTTAGTATAACAAAACCTGAAATCGCACGAAGCGACGAGGAAAGCTTGCTGGAGGATGAAAATGCGTCGCAGGACTCCTTGGAAgatgaaatagaaataaaaagtaGTTTGAATAGACAGAGGGAAGATGCCAAAGCGTATAAAAAACCATCCATAGTGGATGATAAATTCTTTAAGTTACAAGAATTGGACGAATATCTGACAAAGGAAGAAACAAAAGAGAAACAAAGCGAGAAGAATGAAGAAGAATCTGATGATGAATCTGTCGATCTGTTTAATGACTTTTCTGACGAGGATGACAATACCGAAGAAACAAAGCTGGTGAAATATGCCGACTTTTTTGATAATCCGCACAGTGAGGATGAAGGACCTAGCGAATCCATGCGCCATAAAAAGGCTGATAGAGAAACAGATAACGACCAGTCGCTGCACGATAGCGATTCCGATAATGCGATGGACTTGGATGACAAAGAGGAAGATCGAAAATCTTCCAAGAAAAAGGTCACGTTCAATCTTACGAACGATTCCGACGAGACGGACAGCTTAGAAAATAAAGCTACTGGCGCGAAAGACGATAGGGAAGTGAAGTCTTCCCTTGAAAGTCGCCAAGAGCGATTAAGGAAAAGAATTGGCGAGCTGGAGAACGAAGCGCTCGGGGAGAAACCGTGGCAGCTTAAGGGCGAAGTTAGCGCGGCGAGCAGACCGCAAAATTCTTTATTAGAAGAGTTTGTTGAGTTTGACATTACAACGAGACCTGCTCCAGTTATCACCGAACAAACGACACTGAAACTGGAGGATATAATTAAGCAAAGGATAAAGGATAAAGCTTGGGACGACGTTGAAAAGAAATTCAAACCAGTGGAGACTCCATTGGAGTACAAAAAGAAGCTGGTGTTGGATCAGGAAAAGAGTAAAGAAAGCTTGTCTCAGATTTACGAGAACGAGTATCTTAAACAGAAGCAAGCACTAAATCCCGATAACGAGAGGGAGGAAGAAGAGCCGAAATTGCACATAGAAATTCGGGAAATGATGCATTCCTTGTTCTCCAAATTGGACGCCTTATCCAACTACCACTACACTCCAAAACTA GCGAAACCGGAGATTAAAGTTATCAGCAACATCGCCGCGATCAATATGGAAGAAGTGGCCCCAGTTGCGACAAGTGATGCCGCATTGTTAGCGCCAGAAGAAATCagag CTAAACCACGCGGCGATGTGATTGGTAAAGCGGAGAGGACTAAAACGGACATGAAACGCGACCGAAGGCATAAGAAGCTGAGGCAACATGCGCGGCAGGAAGCCacggagaagaaggagaaactGAACGCGCTGAAACCAAGTGTACAGAAGAAGTACAAGAAGAACAAAGCCGCGGAATTGGTGAAGAAGCTGAGCCAAAATCGAAACATCATAAAAATGGACGAGACGGGTCAGAAAGTTGCGAAGTCGTCTACCGCGTTCTTCAACCAACTGCAGGACCAAGTGAAGAGTCACATTAAATCGAAGACTGGCGCAGACACTAAGAAGAAACAAAAGACTGCCGTATCTGCGGTGAAACTGAAgttgtaa
- the Cag gene encoding cag isoform X1, with translation MTPRRVSAINCYVISRNIARVQCFLRFKFLGMSGKRKKVTVTMEKKLEALFRIDKGEQLKCVASDLGVGASTVSDWKKNRKEIEEFCAKMVSRDCLGNRGTIKKAKNVTLDDALYVWYIQERENSVPVSGPILREKALSLNKKLGGDPTFTASVGWLGRWKARHGIRLAPSSETLLEDSTVNDNSDSLEGELVTVWVPTEVKEERQDSPDNRCHRESMSLNHTEAAEMLENLLTYFGQQSDTLEDELLTLKHLRDRALNKSLLTVKEKRTGDIVK, from the exons ATGACTCCCCGTCGCGTCAGTGCGATTAATTGCTATGTCATAAGTAGAAATATCGCAA gggtacagtgttttctacgttTCAAGTTTCTAGGCATGTCAGGGAAGAGGAAGAAAGTTACAGTGACCATGGAGAAGAAGCTCGAGGCTCTGTTTCGAATCGATAAAGGTGAGCAGTTGAAATGCGTTGCTAGTGACTTGGGGGTGGGTGCGTCGACTGTGTCCGACTGGAAAAAGAACAGAAAGGAAATCGAGGAGTTCTGTGCTAAGATGGTTTCCAGGGACTGTTTAGGGAATAGGGGTACGATTAAGAAAGCGAAGAACGTGACGCTCGATGACGCTCTGTACGTGTGGTATATTCAGGAGCGTGAGAACAGTGTTCCTGTGTCGGGGCCAATCCTGAGGGAAAAGGCTCTTAGTCTTAACAAGAAATTAGGTGGTGATCCAACATTCACTGCTAGCGTAGGGTGGTTAGGGCGATGGAAGGCGCGTCATGGAATAAGATTGGCTCCTTCCAGTGAGACTTTGTTAGAGGACTCTACGGTTAACGATAATTCAGATTCGTTAGAAGGCGAATTAGTGACAGTGTGGGTGCCAACGGAAGTGAAAGAAGAAAGGCAAGACTCTCCGGATAACAGGTGTCATCGAGAATCAATGAGTTTGAATCACACGGAAGCTGCAGAAATGCTGGAGAACTTACTAACGTACTTCGGACAGCAAAGTGATACATTAGAGGATGAGCTATTAACTCTGAAGCATCTGCGTGATCGTGCGTTAAACAAGTCTCTACTGACTGTGAAAGAGAAAAGGACTGGCGACATTGTTAAATAA
- the Cag gene encoding cag isoform X2 codes for MSGKRKKVTVTMEKKLEALFRIDKGEQLKCVASDLGVGASTVSDWKKNRKEIEEFCAKMVSRDCLGNRGTIKKAKNVTLDDALYVWYIQERENSVPVSGPILREKALSLNKKLGGDPTFTASVGWLGRWKARHGIRLAPSSETLLEDSTVNDNSDSLEGELVTVWVPTEVKEERQDSPDNRCHRESMSLNHTEAAEMLENLLTYFGQQSDTLEDELLTLKHLRDRALNKSLLTVKEKRTGDIVK; via the coding sequence ATGTCAGGGAAGAGGAAGAAAGTTACAGTGACCATGGAGAAGAAGCTCGAGGCTCTGTTTCGAATCGATAAAGGTGAGCAGTTGAAATGCGTTGCTAGTGACTTGGGGGTGGGTGCGTCGACTGTGTCCGACTGGAAAAAGAACAGAAAGGAAATCGAGGAGTTCTGTGCTAAGATGGTTTCCAGGGACTGTTTAGGGAATAGGGGTACGATTAAGAAAGCGAAGAACGTGACGCTCGATGACGCTCTGTACGTGTGGTATATTCAGGAGCGTGAGAACAGTGTTCCTGTGTCGGGGCCAATCCTGAGGGAAAAGGCTCTTAGTCTTAACAAGAAATTAGGTGGTGATCCAACATTCACTGCTAGCGTAGGGTGGTTAGGGCGATGGAAGGCGCGTCATGGAATAAGATTGGCTCCTTCCAGTGAGACTTTGTTAGAGGACTCTACGGTTAACGATAATTCAGATTCGTTAGAAGGCGAATTAGTGACAGTGTGGGTGCCAACGGAAGTGAAAGAAGAAAGGCAAGACTCTCCGGATAACAGGTGTCATCGAGAATCAATGAGTTTGAATCACACGGAAGCTGCAGAAATGCTGGAGAACTTACTAACGTACTTCGGACAGCAAAGTGATACATTAGAGGATGAGCTATTAACTCTGAAGCATCTGCGTGATCGTGCGTTAAACAAGTCTCTACTGACTGTGAAAGAGAAAAGGACTGGCGACATTGTTAAATAA